From the Streptomyces sp. SN-593 genome, the window TGGTCGACCCGGGCGCGGGGGCGGTGGTGCCGTCGGACGAGGGGGTGTTGGTGTCCAGCAGGGACGACGGCGCACCGTCGCCGGTCGGCCCGGCCCCGTCCGCCTGGTTCAGCCCGCCGTCGCCGTCGAGGTGGTGCAACTGGCCGTCGAGGTCGGACAGCAGCCCCGAGGACGCCGCGACCGCACCCACCGCGAGAGCCGCCGACGAGGCCAGCAGGCCCGTCCGCACGGGGTGGTGCCTACGGCGGCCGCGGTGGCCGCGCGGCCCCGGCTGCGGGGCCGCGGGCTGGGCATGTCGGCTGTGACGCCCCATCGCCGGATTCCTCACTGCTCGCACTGCTCGCCTGAACTGCTCCGAACGGGTGAAGCTGTTGCAACGGTGAAGCCGTTGAGGGGGGACTGTAGCGAATGTCTGCGCACCGGACGAGGTTCCGTGGTCAGGCGGCCGGGACCGGCGGGCCGCGGCGGGATAGCGTGCCCCCATGAACGAAGAGGTCCGGCTGACCGCCTGGGTCCGCGGCCGGGTGCAGGGTGTCGGGTTCCGCTGGTGGACCCGGGCGACCGCGCTGGAGATCGGCGCGCTGGCCGGATACGCGGGCAACCTCTCCGACGGCCGGGTCCAGGTGGTCGCGGAGGGTGACTTCGAGCGGTGCGAACGGCTGCTGGCGTGGCTGCGGCACGGCGACACGCCCGGACGCGTGGACGGCGTGACGGAAATCTGGGGGGTCACCCGCGGGGGATACGAAGGATTCGAGATCCGATGACCGCAACCCGTTGCCTTCCGGCGATCGGCGTGTCAGGCTGCCCCCAGCGAGGATGATCGCCAAGCCTCGCGAGTGACCACGCGGGCGGCCCGCGGCGCACGTCGGCGCCGTGTTTTCTGAGGCGCACCCGATCGCTGGGCTGTGATCGTGTTGACCGTCCCCGGTTTTGGTGAGACGCTGGAAGCCCCGCGCACCGCGGCACCAAGGAATGTTCATGGCAGCCGCGACTTCGAGGAAAACGCGCGGGAGCGACCCCTCAACCACGACCCACCCGCCCCGGTCGGTCA encodes:
- a CDS encoding acylphosphatase — translated: MNEEVRLTAWVRGRVQGVGFRWWTRATALEIGALAGYAGNLSDGRVQVVAEGDFERCERLLAWLRHGDTPGRVDGVTEIWGVTRGGYEGFEIR